The proteins below are encoded in one region of Antennarius striatus isolate MH-2024 chromosome 7, ASM4005453v1, whole genome shotgun sequence:
- the echdc2 gene encoding enoyl-CoA hydratase domain-containing protein 2, mitochondrial isoform X2 — MTAVGPRLVGPRWVWRRWHSAVSRTAHGRHSYQIRQDSSRPAEGGVVPLTACGRPQHRRQHTEASHRVEVELKRLDGEDGGIVEVVMCRFKARNAMGHVFVSQLRELVSTLSSDSSVRVIVFRSLVPGVFCAGADLKERALMNNSESDLFVHGLRSLMTQIASLPMPTIAAIDGFALGGGLELALACDLRTAACSAQMGLIETTRGLLPGAGGSQRLPRMVGVTLAKELIFTGKRVGGQTALEMGLVNRAVEQNPTGDAAYREALSLAREILPQAPFAVQMAKEAINKGIEVDIGSAMAIERMCYARNGY, encoded by the exons ATGACGGCCGTCGGTCCCAGGCTGGTGGGCCCCCGGTGGGTCTGGAGGAGGTGGCACAGCGCCGTTTCGCGGACGGCTCACGGGCGACACTCGTATCAGATCCGTCAGGATAGTTCGCGACCAGCGGAAGGTGGTGTTGTTCCGTTAACGGCGTGCGGTCGACCTCAGCATCGCAGGCAGCACACTGAGGCGTCACACCgggtggaggtggagctgaAGCGGCTGGACGGGGAAGACGGCG GGATAGTGGAGGTGGTGATGTGTCGCTTCAAGGCCAGAAACGCTATGGGCCATGTGTTTGTCTCACAG CTCAGGGAGCTGGTGTCCACTCTGTCCAGTGACTCATCCGTTCGTGTGATTGTCTTCAGGAGTTTAGTGCCAGGTGTTTTCTGTGCAG GTGCAGACCTCAAAGAGAGAGCTCTGATGAATAACAGTGAGTCTGATCTGTTTGTTCACGGCCTGCGATCCCTCATGACTCAGATCG CATCGTTGCCCATGCCAACCATAGCAGCAATAGATGGCTTTGCCCTGGGGGGTGGTCTGGAGTTGGCTTTGGCGTGTGACCTCCGCACTGCTG catGTTCAGCACAGATGGGTCTGATCGAGACGACACGGGGGCTGCTCCCAGGGGCGG GGGGCAGTCAGCGTCTTCCTCGGATGGTTGGCGTCACTCTGGCCAAAGAGCTCATCTTCACAG GTAAGCGTGTGGGCGGGCAGACGGCTCTGGAGATGGGCCTGGTGAACAGAGCTGTAGAACAGAACCCAACAGGAGACGCTGCCTACAGAGAGGCACTCAGCCTGGCCAGAGAGATCCTCCCCCAG GCTCCTTTTGCTGTGCAGATGGCAAAAGAGGCAATCAACAAAGGCATTGAG GTTGACATTGGTTCAGCTATGGCAATAGAGAGGATGTGTTATGCTCGG AATGGTTACTGA
- the echdc2 gene encoding enoyl-CoA hydratase domain-containing protein 2, mitochondrial isoform X1: MTAVGPRLVGPRWVWRRWHSAVSRTAHGRHSYQIRQDSSRPAEGGVVPLTACGRPQHRRQHTEASHRVEVELKRLDGEDGGIVEVVMCRFKARNAMGHVFVSQLRELVSTLSSDSSVRVIVFRSLVPGVFCAGADLKERALMNNSESDLFVHGLRSLMTQIASLPMPTIAAIDGFALGGGLELALACDLRTAACSAQMGLIETTRGLLPGAGGSQRLPRMVGVTLAKELIFTGKRVGGQTALEMGLVNRAVEQNPTGDAAYREALSLAREILPQAPFAVQMAKEAINKGIEVDIGSAMAIERMCYARVIPTRDRQEGMASFIEKRPPRYTGE; this comes from the exons ATGACGGCCGTCGGTCCCAGGCTGGTGGGCCCCCGGTGGGTCTGGAGGAGGTGGCACAGCGCCGTTTCGCGGACGGCTCACGGGCGACACTCGTATCAGATCCGTCAGGATAGTTCGCGACCAGCGGAAGGTGGTGTTGTTCCGTTAACGGCGTGCGGTCGACCTCAGCATCGCAGGCAGCACACTGAGGCGTCACACCgggtggaggtggagctgaAGCGGCTGGACGGGGAAGACGGCG GGATAGTGGAGGTGGTGATGTGTCGCTTCAAGGCCAGAAACGCTATGGGCCATGTGTTTGTCTCACAG CTCAGGGAGCTGGTGTCCACTCTGTCCAGTGACTCATCCGTTCGTGTGATTGTCTTCAGGAGTTTAGTGCCAGGTGTTTTCTGTGCAG GTGCAGACCTCAAAGAGAGAGCTCTGATGAATAACAGTGAGTCTGATCTGTTTGTTCACGGCCTGCGATCCCTCATGACTCAGATCG CATCGTTGCCCATGCCAACCATAGCAGCAATAGATGGCTTTGCCCTGGGGGGTGGTCTGGAGTTGGCTTTGGCGTGTGACCTCCGCACTGCTG catGTTCAGCACAGATGGGTCTGATCGAGACGACACGGGGGCTGCTCCCAGGGGCGG GGGGCAGTCAGCGTCTTCCTCGGATGGTTGGCGTCACTCTGGCCAAAGAGCTCATCTTCACAG GTAAGCGTGTGGGCGGGCAGACGGCTCTGGAGATGGGCCTGGTGAACAGAGCTGTAGAACAGAACCCAACAGGAGACGCTGCCTACAGAGAGGCACTCAGCCTGGCCAGAGAGATCCTCCCCCAG GCTCCTTTTGCTGTGCAGATGGCAAAAGAGGCAATCAACAAAGGCATTGAG GTTGACATTGGTTCAGCTATGGCAATAGAGAGGATGTGTTATGCTCGG GTCATCCCCACACGGGACAGGCAGGAGGGCATGGCTTCCTTCATAGAGAAGAGACCACCACGCTACACGggcgaataa